In a single window of the Deinococcus cellulosilyticus NBRC 106333 = KACC 11606 genome:
- a CDS encoding UbiX family flavin prenyltransferase produces the protein MKLVVGVTGGSGAPYALDLLRTLKDLGVHTHLVVSEGAKRVWETEGKTPIQELLDLGSEVHDDRNLAASIASGSYRTLGMVVVPCSSSTLAKVALGLGDNLIARAAHVTLKERRPLVLVPREAPYPRPMLENMLKAHDAGAVILPASPGFYSTPESVEDVLAFLTTRILDQFGLESGRMKRWTGQ, from the coding sequence ATGAAACTGGTTGTTGGCGTCACCGGAGGAAGCGGAGCCCCTTACGCCCTGGACCTGCTGCGCACCTTGAAAGACCTGGGGGTGCACACCCATCTGGTGGTCTCGGAGGGTGCCAAACGGGTGTGGGAAACCGAGGGCAAAACCCCCATTCAGGAACTGCTGGACCTGGGCAGTGAGGTGCATGATGACCGCAATCTGGCGGCCAGCATTGCTTCTGGCAGTTACCGCACCCTGGGCATGGTGGTGGTGCCCTGCAGCAGTTCCACCCTGGCGAAGGTGGCCCTGGGTCTGGGAGACAACCTGATTGCCCGGGCGGCCCATGTGACCCTCAAGGAAAGAAGGCCTCTGGTGCTGGTGCCCAGAGAGGCCCCCTATCCCCGTCCGATGCTGGAGAACATGCTGAAAGCCCATGATGCCGGGGCAGTGATTCTGCCTGCCAGTCCAGGTTTTTACAGCACCCCTGAGAGCGTGGAGGATGTTCTGGCCTTCCTCACCACCCGCATTCTGGACCAGTTCGGTCTGGAGAGCGGACGCA
- a CDS encoding tetratricopeptide repeat protein, which translates to MSLIEQAWNAFDAGDFEQARTLYEQHLDAHPTDEQARFGLGYVYVNLGLFEEAEGLYQGLYQEALQSQDPRAHQAMHQIGMLRRVQGDYAGALTAFEQEKPLIPDDPFPRAINTYELGMCHLRLGNTEKASVELHTSLFYAQRSMDPIAQACAYRGIGELHLAQDNYTEAQPAFLEAIRCFEAAGEKRGVEDIIEYIKELEEASRNSN; encoded by the coding sequence ATGAGTCTTATCGAACAGGCCTGGAACGCTTTTGACGCTGGTGATTTCGAACAGGCCAGAACACTTTACGAGCAGCACCTTGATGCCCATCCCACCGACGAGCAGGCCCGTTTTGGTCTGGGTTATGTGTACGTGAACCTCGGGCTCTTTGAGGAGGCAGAAGGGCTTTACCAGGGGCTCTATCAGGAAGCCCTGCAATCCCAGGACCCCAGAGCCCATCAGGCCATGCACCAGATCGGCATGTTGCGGCGTGTTCAGGGAGATTACGCAGGAGCACTTACAGCCTTTGAGCAGGAGAAACCCCTGATTCCAGATGATCCCTTTCCCAGGGCCATCAACACCTATGAACTCGGTATGTGTCACCTGCGGCTCGGCAACACCGAAAAAGCCAGTGTGGAACTGCACACCAGTCTTTTTTACGCCCAGCGCAGCATGGACCCCATTGCCCAGGCCTGTGCCTACCGTGGCATTGGTGAGCTGCATCTGGCCCAGGACAATTACACGGAAGCGCAACCTGCTTTTCTGGAAGCCATCCGCTGTTTTGAGGCTGCAGGGGAGAAACGCGGGGTTGAGGACATCATCGAGTACATCAAGGAGCTTGAAGAGGCTTCCAGAAACAGCAATTGA